CGACGCGGATGCCATCTCTGGTAGCCTCGCCGACGAGCCTGATGGTCCGCCCGTCCTCGGCGGCGAGTTCGAGCGCGCTGCCGGGGACGTTCGTGATCCCCTCGACGTCGGCGTCGTCGAGCGTGAACTCGCGTTCGCCCGCCGAGAGCACGTTCGCCAGGATGACGCACTTCAACGCGGCGTCGGTTCCCTCGACGTCGAACGTCGGGTCCGCCTCGGCGACGCCCAAATCCTGCGCTTCGGCGAGGACGTGCTCGTAGTCGATTCCCTCGGCGGCCATCCGCGAGAGGATGAAGTTCGCCGTGCCGTTGAGGACGCCCCGAGCGGCGGTGACGTGAGAGGGTGAGAGATCCTCGACCGTCGAGATGATGGGAATCGCACCGCCGACCGTCGCCTCGAAGCGGACGTCGCCGGCGCTCTCGCGCTCGAGTTCGCGGACGTCGGCGTACCGCTCGGCGACCGGTCCCTTGTTCGCGAGCACGACGTGTCGGTCGCGCTCCAGGGCCGTCTCGAGGTGCGAGAACCCGGGTTCGGCGTCTCCGAGCGTCGTCGGGGTGGCCTCGACGAGAACGTCGTAGTCGGCGTCGAGCGCCGCGTCGGGGGCCTCGTCGCCGACGACGTCGTCGTTCGCCTTCCGGTCCAGTACCGCCGCGGTGTCGATACCTCCGTCGGCCGTCACCGCCGACGAGGAGTCCGCGAACGCGACGACCGAGTGGCCGTACTCCGCGGCGAGGTCGACGACGGCGCTCCCGACCGCGCCCGCGCCGAGAACCGCGAGTCGCTTCCCGTCGCTCATACCGCACCCCCAGCGAGCGGTTCGACGACGTGTAGGTCCTTCTCGGCGGCGATCTCCCGGATGACGTCCAGCGCGGCGGCCGTCTCGCCGGCGCGGGTCGCCATCCGGAGGCGGGCGCTCGACGTGTCGCTCCGCCCCTCGGGCGCGTTCAGCGAGAAGTCCGCGATCGAGGTCGCCGAGTTCGCCTCGACCCGTCGGAGCGTGTCCGAGAGGTCGGTGTCGACGAGGTGTCCCACGAGAAGGACGACGACCTCTTCGGCGTAGTGTTCCGCCCCCGCCTGCACGACGTTGACACCCTCCTCGCGGAGCGCCGCGACGATCCCGTCGAAGCGGTCCGGCGTGGCCTCGACGTCGACTTCGACGGGGATGCGTCCCCGGGGCGTGACGTTGCCGCGCTCGTGGAAGATCGACAGCAGGTTGCCGCCGTTCTCCGAGATCGGTTCCAGGGCGGCGAGCAACTGCCCCGGTTCGTCCGCGAGTTCGAGGCGGATCGTGTGGGGCTGTGGGTCGCGGTCGGCGTCGCCGGCCTCCTCGACGCCGCCACGTGATCGAGACGTCTGCTCCGAATCGGCCTCGGCCTCCGAGTCCGACTCGGAGTCGGATCCGAGCGCAGACGTCACAGGCGGGTCACTCCCGAACTGTTCGACGCCTCGCTCAGGTCGGCGCGGCCGACTGGATCACGTGGTGATTCGCGTCGAGAGACAGTGACTCCGAGGTCCGTTCCGGAGACAGTAGCATCTCGGTCCGTTCCAGCGCGACTGGATCGGGACCGCGAGATCGTTTCCGTACACATACCCCAACGTCAACTCCCGGACCGATATAAGCCTTCGTCGATGGCACGCGTTGCCGCCGGC
This portion of the Halobellus litoreus genome encodes:
- a CDS encoding amino acid-binding protein, yielding MTSALGSDSESDSEAEADSEQTSRSRGGVEEAGDADRDPQPHTIRLELADEPGQLLAALEPISENGGNLLSIFHERGNVTPRGRIPVEVDVEATPDRFDGIVAALREEGVNVVQAGAEHYAEEVVVLLVGHLVDTDLSDTLRRVEANSATSIADFSLNAPEGRSDTSSARLRMATRAGETAAALDVIREIAAEKDLHVVEPLAGGAV
- a CDS encoding homoserine dehydrogenase → MSDGKRLAVLGAGAVGSAVVDLAAEYGHSVVAFADSSSAVTADGGIDTAAVLDRKANDDVVGDEAPDAALDADYDVLVEATPTTLGDAEPGFSHLETALERDRHVVLANKGPVAERYADVRELERESAGDVRFEATVGGAIPIISTVEDLSPSHVTAARGVLNGTANFILSRMAAEGIDYEHVLAEAQDLGVAEADPTFDVEGTDAALKCVILANVLSAGEREFTLDDADVEGITNVPGSALELAAEDGRTIRLVGEATRDGIRVGPRLVPQNAALSVTGTRNIVQLETEHAGQLNLSGRGAGGPETASAVLGDVGRLE